A window of Corallococcus macrosporus DSM 14697 contains these coding sequences:
- a CDS encoding SDR family oxidoreductase, whose translation MVRAGMKTQPFKGRVVLVTGASGGIGRAAAKAYAAAGADVVLAARRLPELEDAAREVASLGVRALPVRCDVTVGDDVTRLVAETDAAFGGLDVLVNNAGQGSYGPLEAMGEEQLRKLFELNVLGLWRMTREALPLLRRRRGAQVVNVSSVLGHRGLPLLGAYCASKAAVNAMTESLRAELAEEGIRVLLVSPGFTESDFRENRLNAEGWKQDAIPLKAMSAEEVAAAMVRASRRGHRDTVLTLPGRVMVVANRWVPSLFDRVARRMAAEMKKKGS comes from the coding sequence ATGGTGCGCGCCGGCATGAAGACCCAACCCTTCAAGGGCCGGGTGGTCCTCGTCACGGGGGCCTCCGGAGGCATTGGCAGGGCGGCGGCGAAGGCCTACGCGGCGGCGGGCGCGGATGTCGTCCTGGCCGCGCGCCGGCTCCCCGAGTTGGAGGACGCGGCCCGTGAAGTGGCGTCACTGGGCGTGAGGGCACTGCCGGTGCGGTGCGACGTCACGGTGGGCGACGACGTGACGCGGCTGGTGGCGGAGACGGACGCCGCCTTCGGCGGGCTGGACGTGCTCGTCAACAACGCGGGCCAGGGAAGCTATGGGCCGCTGGAGGCCATGGGCGAGGAGCAGCTCCGGAAGCTCTTCGAGCTGAACGTCCTTGGCTTGTGGCGGATGACGCGCGAGGCCCTGCCCCTGCTGCGCAGGCGGCGCGGCGCGCAGGTGGTCAACGTCAGCTCCGTGCTGGGCCACCGCGGCCTGCCGCTGCTCGGCGCCTACTGCGCGTCCAAGGCCGCCGTGAATGCGATGACGGAGTCGCTGCGCGCGGAGCTCGCCGAGGAGGGCATCCGGGTGCTGCTCGTGTCGCCCGGCTTCACCGAGAGCGACTTCCGGGAGAACCGCCTCAACGCGGAGGGCTGGAAGCAGGACGCCATTCCCCTGAAGGCCATGTCCGCGGAGGAGGTCGCCGCCGCCATGGTCCGCGCGAGCCGGCGGGGCCACCGCGACACCGTGCTCACGCTGCCGGGCCGGGTGATGGTGGTGGCCAACCGGTGGGTGCCCTCCCTGTTCGACCGGGTCGCCCGCCGCATGGCGGCTGAGATGAAGAAGAAGGGTTCATGA
- the mutY gene encoding A/G-specific adenine glycosylase codes for MTSRSARAKRVTSDAQVPPKGPVTKTRAPVTAVAPPDEAPARKPRAGRPPAAPLVAPTPEHLASVRGPLLDWYDRNRRDLPWRRTKDPYAIWLSEVMLQQTQVSTVIPYWERFLKRFPTARALASAPLDDVLAGWKGLGYYSRARNLHRAAQEVVARFGGALPSTAAALLELPGFGRYTAGAVASIAFGEEAPLVDGNVARVFARVFEVEGLPGDRQREATLWALAAALVKGKRPGDLNQALMEHGATTCRPENPLCLLCPVRTACVAFRKGRVDELPPAKVRATPKKLTLAVAVWPHAGTLLFARRADAGLFGGLWELPGAEIADDAPDTEARARIAAALGVEVKLEGALGAVKRQLTHRDLTLRLLRVSGARRPTSTPAFQELRWCTPADAASLGMSTAMQRALDAALTTGVLAGG; via the coding sequence ATGACCTCCCGCAGTGCCCGCGCGAAGCGCGTCACCTCCGACGCACAGGTACCACCCAAGGGCCCTGTCACCAAGACGCGCGCTCCCGTCACGGCCGTGGCTCCGCCCGATGAGGCGCCAGCCCGGAAGCCCCGCGCCGGGCGTCCTCCCGCCGCGCCGCTCGTGGCCCCCACCCCCGAGCACCTGGCCAGCGTGCGGGGGCCGCTGCTGGACTGGTATGACCGGAACAGGCGCGACCTGCCGTGGCGCCGCACGAAGGACCCGTACGCCATCTGGCTGAGCGAGGTCATGCTCCAGCAGACGCAGGTGTCGACGGTGATTCCCTATTGGGAGCGGTTCCTGAAGCGCTTCCCCACCGCGCGCGCCCTGGCCTCGGCGCCGCTGGATGACGTGCTCGCGGGCTGGAAGGGCCTGGGCTACTACAGCCGCGCCCGCAACCTGCACCGCGCCGCGCAGGAGGTCGTCGCGCGCTTCGGTGGCGCCCTGCCCTCCACGGCCGCGGCGCTGCTCGAGCTGCCGGGCTTCGGCCGCTACACCGCCGGCGCGGTGGCCTCCATCGCGTTCGGCGAGGAGGCCCCGCTGGTGGACGGCAACGTCGCGCGCGTCTTCGCCCGCGTCTTCGAGGTCGAGGGCCTCCCCGGAGACCGCCAGCGCGAGGCCACGCTCTGGGCGCTCGCCGCCGCGCTGGTGAAGGGCAAGCGCCCCGGGGACCTCAACCAGGCCCTGATGGAGCACGGCGCCACCACGTGCCGGCCGGAGAACCCGCTGTGCCTGCTGTGCCCCGTCCGCACCGCCTGCGTCGCCTTCCGCAAGGGCCGCGTGGACGAGCTGCCTCCCGCCAAGGTGCGCGCCACGCCCAAGAAGCTGACGCTGGCCGTCGCCGTGTGGCCCCACGCCGGCACCCTGCTCTTCGCCCGCCGGGCGGACGCCGGCCTCTTCGGTGGCCTGTGGGAGCTGCCAGGCGCTGAAATCGCCGACGACGCGCCGGACACCGAGGCCCGCGCCCGGATCGCCGCCGCGCTGGGCGTGGAGGTGAAGCTGGAAGGCGCCCTGGGCGCCGTGAAGCGGCAGCTCACCCACCGGGACCTCACGCTGCGCCTGCTGCGCGTCTCCGGCGCCCGCAGGCCCACGAGCACCCCCGCGTTCCAGGAGCTGCGCTGGTGCACGCCAGCGGACGCCGCCAGCCTGGGCATGAGCACCGCCATGCAGCGGGCGCTCGACGCCGCGCTGACCACGGGCGTCCTGGCAGGCGGCTGA
- a CDS encoding FRG domain-containing protein translates to MLEQRIGTWLELQDALFAGSWSEALGRHRSTFVFRGMPQVSNDLSTALNRQGLFVRKEKDLLRAFRKYARGDSPPSVESVWDWLALAQHHGLPTRMLDWTFSPYVALHFLTENPERYDDDGVVWCVDYRQTNQHLPRRLKTLLRREGADVFTGEMLATAASDLPAFDHLAKHPFVLFLEPPSLDARIVNQFALFSVMNGPELCLDSFLEAQAEGVRKLVIPAALKWEVRDKLDQSNITERVLFPGFDGLSRWLRRYYSPRGASKLASAPAARKRKRTTK, encoded by the coding sequence ATGTTGGAGCAGCGCATCGGGACATGGTTGGAGCTGCAGGACGCGCTCTTCGCCGGCTCCTGGAGCGAGGCGCTGGGGCGCCACCGGTCCACCTTCGTCTTCCGCGGCATGCCCCAGGTGAGCAATGACTTGTCCACGGCGCTCAACCGCCAGGGGCTGTTCGTGCGCAAGGAGAAGGACCTGCTGCGGGCCTTCCGGAAGTACGCGCGGGGCGACAGCCCGCCGTCCGTGGAGTCCGTCTGGGACTGGCTCGCCCTGGCCCAGCACCATGGGCTGCCCACGCGGATGCTGGACTGGACCTTCAGCCCCTACGTGGCGCTCCACTTCCTCACGGAGAACCCGGAGCGGTATGACGACGACGGCGTGGTGTGGTGCGTGGACTACCGCCAGACGAACCAGCACCTCCCCAGGCGGCTGAAGACGCTGCTCCGTCGAGAGGGCGCGGACGTCTTCACCGGGGAGATGCTGGCCACGGCGGCGTCGGACCTCCCGGCCTTCGACCACCTGGCGAAGCACCCCTTCGTGCTCTTCCTGGAGCCGCCGTCATTGGACGCCCGCATCGTGAATCAGTTCGCGCTCTTCTCGGTGATGAACGGCCCCGAACTCTGCCTGGACTCCTTCCTCGAAGCCCAGGCGGAGGGCGTCCGCAAGCTCGTCATCCCCGCCGCCCTCAAGTGGGAGGTGCGCGACAAGCTGGACCAGAGCAACATCACCGAGCGCGTGCTCTTCCCTGGCTTCGACGGGCTCAGCCGCTGGCTCCGGCGTTACTACAGCCCTCGGGGCGCCTCGAAGCTCGCGAGCGCTCCCGCGGCGCGCAAGCGGAAGCGGACGACGAAGTGA
- a CDS encoding DUF2934 domain-containing protein, with protein MARHTANKQTGPSSTRAPAPASESKARAPEPRPGPTDEQIARRAYEIFLARGGMHGNSDQDWYQAERELRLGRQ; from the coding sequence ATGGCACGCCACACCGCCAACAAGCAGACCGGCCCGTCTTCAACCAGGGCGCCGGCCCCCGCGTCCGAGTCCAAGGCCCGGGCTCCAGAGCCGCGGCCCGGGCCCACCGACGAGCAGATTGCACGCCGGGCCTACGAAATCTTCCTCGCGCGGGGAGGGATGCACGGCAACTCCGACCAGGACTGGTACCAGGCCGAGCGGGAGCTGCGGCTCGGCCGTCAGTAG